The following coding sequences are from one Gossypium hirsutum isolate 1008001.06 chromosome A12, Gossypium_hirsutum_v2.1, whole genome shotgun sequence window:
- the LOC107946876 gene encoding long chain base biosynthesis protein 2a isoform X2, translated as MITIPYLTALTTYFSYGLLFAFGQFRDFFRKIFDWWHASNLEGYAPICLGLEDFYTRRLYLRIQDCFGRPIASAPDGWFDVVERYSNDNNKTLKRTDKISRCLNLGSYNYLGFTAADEYCTPRVIDSLCRFSASTCSTRVEGGTTTLHKELEECVANFVGKPAAVVFGMGYVTNSAILPVIIGKGGLIISDSLNHNSIVNGARGSGATIRVFQHNTPSHLEKVLREQIADGQPRTHRPWKKIIVVVEGIYSMEGELCKLPEIVAICKKYKAYVYLDEAHSIGAVGKTGRGVCELLGVDTADVDIMMGTFTKSFGSCGGYIAGSKELIQYLKYTCPAHLYATSISPPAAQQIISSIKVILGEDGSSRGCCCYSCFPCHPTTFSQGTYLHFCLAHQGRPS; from the exons ATGATCACAATTCCGTATTTGACCGCTCTAACCACGTATTTCAGCTATGGCCTTCTCTTCGCGTTTGGCCAATTCCGTGATTTCTTCAGGAAAATCTTCGATTGGTGGCACGCCAGCAATCTTGAG GGATATGCGCCGATCTGTTTAGGACTTGAAGATTTCTATACTCGGCGCTTGTATCTTCGTATTCAg GATTGTTTCGGAAGACCGATAGCGAGTGCTCCAGATGGTTGGTTTGATGTAGTGGAGCGCTACTCCAATGACAATAATAAAACATTGAA GCGAACTGACAAGATAAGCAGGTGTCTTAACTTGGGATCATACAATTATCTTGGCTTCACAGCAGCCGATGAATATTGCACGCCCCGTGTAATTGATTCATTATGTAGATTTTCGGCAAGCACTTGTAGTACTCGTGTTGAAGGAG GAACTACAACACTGCATAAAGAACTGGAGGAATGTGTTGCGAATTTTGTTGGGAAGCCTGCTGCTGTAGTCTTCGGCATGGGCTATGTGACAAACTCTGCTATTCTTCCTGTCATAATTGGAAAG GGAGGATTAATTATTAGTGATTCATTAAACCACAACTCTATTGTCAATGGTGCTCGAGGCTCAGGAGCTACTATCCGAGTTTTTCAACATAATA CTCCTTCTCATTTGGAAAAAGTTCTGAGAGAACAAATTGCTGACGGACAGCCCAGGACACATAGGCCATGGAAGAAGATAATTGTTGTCGTGGAGGGTATTTATAGTATGGAAGGTGAACTTTGTAAGCTTCCTGAGATTGTTGCCATATGCAAGAAGTACAAG GCTTATGTTTATTTGGATGAGGCTCACAGCATTGGGGCTGTGGGAAAAACTGGAAGAGGCGTATGTGAACTCTTAGGAGTGGACACTGCTGATGTGGATATCATGATGGGAACTTTTACAAAATCTTTTGGGTCTTGTGGTGGTTATATTGCTGGGTCCAAG GAACTTATACAATATCTTAAGTACACATGTCCTGCTCATCTATATGCAACATCAATATCACCTCCAGCTGCACAGCAAATTATATCTTCAATAAAGGTTATTCTTGGAGAGGATGGTTCTAGCAGAG GTTGCTGTTGTTACAGTTGCTTTCCCTGCCACCCCACTACTTTTAGCCAGGGCACGTATTTGCATTTCTGCCTCGCACACCAAGGAAGACCTTCTTAA
- the LOC107946876 gene encoding long chain base biosynthesis protein 2a isoform X1 — MITIPYLTALTTYFSYGLLFAFGQFRDFFRKIFDWWHASNLEGYAPICLGLEDFYTRRLYLRIQDCFGRPIASAPDGWFDVVERYSNDNNKTLKRTDKISRCLNLGSYNYLGFTAADEYCTPRVIDSLCRFSASTCSTRVEGGTTTLHKELEECVANFVGKPAAVVFGMGYVTNSAILPVIIGKGGLIISDSLNHNSIVNGARGSGATIRVFQHNTPSHLEKVLREQIADGQPRTHRPWKKIIVVVEGIYSMEGELCKLPEIVAICKKYKAYVYLDEAHSIGAVGKTGRGVCELLGVDTADVDIMMGTFTKSFGSCGGYIAGSKELIQYLKYTCPAHLYATSISPPAAQQIISSIKVILGEDGSSRGAQKLARIRENSNFFRSELQKMGFEVLGDNDSPVMPIMLYNPAKIPAFSRECLKQNVAVVTVAFPATPLLLARARICISASHTKEDLLKALEVISQVGDMVGIKYFPAEPNKQQQDQQQQQPGKDTIKLD; from the exons ATGATCACAATTCCGTATTTGACCGCTCTAACCACGTATTTCAGCTATGGCCTTCTCTTCGCGTTTGGCCAATTCCGTGATTTCTTCAGGAAAATCTTCGATTGGTGGCACGCCAGCAATCTTGAG GGATATGCGCCGATCTGTTTAGGACTTGAAGATTTCTATACTCGGCGCTTGTATCTTCGTATTCAg GATTGTTTCGGAAGACCGATAGCGAGTGCTCCAGATGGTTGGTTTGATGTAGTGGAGCGCTACTCCAATGACAATAATAAAACATTGAA GCGAACTGACAAGATAAGCAGGTGTCTTAACTTGGGATCATACAATTATCTTGGCTTCACAGCAGCCGATGAATATTGCACGCCCCGTGTAATTGATTCATTATGTAGATTTTCGGCAAGCACTTGTAGTACTCGTGTTGAAGGAG GAACTACAACACTGCATAAAGAACTGGAGGAATGTGTTGCGAATTTTGTTGGGAAGCCTGCTGCTGTAGTCTTCGGCATGGGCTATGTGACAAACTCTGCTATTCTTCCTGTCATAATTGGAAAG GGAGGATTAATTATTAGTGATTCATTAAACCACAACTCTATTGTCAATGGTGCTCGAGGCTCAGGAGCTACTATCCGAGTTTTTCAACATAATA CTCCTTCTCATTTGGAAAAAGTTCTGAGAGAACAAATTGCTGACGGACAGCCCAGGACACATAGGCCATGGAAGAAGATAATTGTTGTCGTGGAGGGTATTTATAGTATGGAAGGTGAACTTTGTAAGCTTCCTGAGATTGTTGCCATATGCAAGAAGTACAAG GCTTATGTTTATTTGGATGAGGCTCACAGCATTGGGGCTGTGGGAAAAACTGGAAGAGGCGTATGTGAACTCTTAGGAGTGGACACTGCTGATGTGGATATCATGATGGGAACTTTTACAAAATCTTTTGGGTCTTGTGGTGGTTATATTGCTGGGTCCAAG GAACTTATACAATATCTTAAGTACACATGTCCTGCTCATCTATATGCAACATCAATATCACCTCCAGCTGCACAGCAAATTATATCTTCAATAAAGGTTATTCTTGGAGAGGATGGTTCTAGCAGAG gCGCTCAAAAACTTGCAAGGATACGTGAGAATAGCAACTTTTTCAGGTCAGAACTACAAAAAATGGGTTTTGAGGTCCTTGGAGACAATGATTCCCCTGTAATGCCTATAATGCTTTACAATCCAGCAAAAATCCCTGCATTTTCTCGAGAGTGCCTCAAACAAAAT GTTGCTGTTGTTACAGTTGCTTTCCCTGCCACCCCACTACTTTTAGCCAGGGCACGTATTTGCATTTCTGCCTCGCACACCAAGGAAGACCTTCTTAAAGCGCTAGAG GTTATTAGTCAGGTTGGTGATATGGTGGGCATAAAATACTTTCCTGCAGAGCCTAATAAGCAGCAGCAGGACCAGCAACAGCAGCAGCCGGGGAAAGACACAATCAAGTTGGACTGA
- the LOC107946878 gene encoding kinase and exchange factor for Rac B: MVDIQPSDAPLNGVAAPLAVASSETVGSKRQRRPSVRLGDIGGDQPYDSHFRRSSSSSSAAASKQWKHQPHLSLTPSVATATAKSSKTRALTNLGTDFNANNETVDNEREPNNNTNLDAVAISSWRVKDLKKRGPATKRVRSNWVPKFDDSSGGNVNINGNNNNTNSNNVETEEKYSGGEDNDDFELENSESPMKDHSPIHSLDNLLVDGNEREVLYHGSNHRRPIRTRVSDGVELSGPSDTEMRRCEEDGVRIWLNSLGLGRYAPVFKIHEVDDEILPLLTLEDLKDMGINAVGSRRKMFCAIQKLGKGFS, translated from the coding sequence ATGGTGGATATACAGCCATCGGATGCCCCTCTAAACGGCGTCGCGGCGCCCCTCGCGGTTGCTTCATCCGAGACCGTTGGATCCAAACGCCAGAGACGTCCCAGCGTTCGCTTAGGCGACATCGGCGGGGACCAACCTTACGATTCTCATTTTCGACGctcctcctcctcttcctccGCCGCCGCTTCCAAGCAGTGGAAACACCAACCCCATCTCTCCTTAACTCCCTCAGTCGCCACTGCGACTGCTAAATCGTCCAAGACTCGCGCCCTAACCAACCTCGGCACCGACTTCAACGCCAACAACGAAACCGTCGATAACGAAAGAGAACCTAACAATAACACCAATTTGGACGCTGTCGCGATTAGTAGTTGGAGAGTCAAGGATCTCAAGAAACGGGGCCCCGCTACGAAACGGGTTCGATCCAATTGGGTTCCTAAATTCGACGATTCCAGCGGCGGAAACGTCAATATCAACGGCAACAACAACAACACTAACAGCAATAATGTGGAAACCGAGGAAAAATACAGTGGCGGCGAAGATAACGATGATTTCGAGTTGGAGAACTCGGAAAGTCCCATGAAAGACCACAGTCCGATACATTCTTTGGATAATTTGCTGGTGGATGGCAATGAAAGGGAAGTTCTTTATCATGGGAGTAATCACAGGAGGCCAATTCGGACTCGGGTTTCTGATGGGGTGGAGTTATCTGGGCCATCAGATACCGAAATGAGACGGTGTGAGGAAGATGGGGTTAGAATATGGTTGAATAGTTTGGGGTTAGGAAGGTATGCCCCGGTTTTCAAAATCCATGAAGTGGACGATGAGATTTTGCCATTGTTGACATTAGAGGATTTGAAGGATATGGGAATAAATGCAGTTGGTTCTCGAAGGAAAATGTTTTGTGCAATCCAGAAGCTTGGCAAAGGCTTTTCCTGA
- the LOC107946877 gene encoding sialyltransferase-like protein 2 isoform X4 codes for MEKLSLVLPETPPYVPRQFGRCAVIGNSGDLLKTRFGKEIDSYDVVIRENGAPIENYTEYVGKKSSFRLLNRGSAKALDKVVELDETRQEVLIVKTTIHDIMNQMIRDIPIRNPVYLMLGASFGSAAKGTGLKALEFALSICDSVDMYGFTVDPGYKEWTRYFSESRKGHTPLHGRAYYQMMECLGLIKIHSPMRSDPNRAVKWVPSQTAIRAARIASEKLLRRVGAGSEDLLSSCSILKKQVKRKHMSISSLRKAAVDHQKFVKGTTMYPLEHNPGHGQLCTVPAD; via the exons ATGGAAAAGCTTTCACTTGTCCTCCCTGAAACACCCCCTTATGTTCCAAGGCAGTTTGGCCGGTGTGCTGTTATAGGCAACTCTGGGGATCTTCTCAAAACGAGGTTCGGGAAAGAGATAGATAGCTATGATGTTGTCATCAGAGAGAATGGTGCCCCTATTGAG AACTATACAGAATATGTGGGCAAGAAAAGTTCATTTCGGCTTCTTAACAGAGGATCTGCCAAAGCTCTTGATAAAGTTGTAGAGTTAGATG aaACAAGGCAGGAGGTCTTGATAGTCAAAACTACAATTCATGACATTATGAACCAGATGATTCGG GACATTCCAATAAGAAATCCTGTATATCTCATGCTAGGTGCATCCTTTGGTTCAGCTGCAAAAGGGACAGGGCTTAAGGCTCTTGAATTTGCTCTCTCTATATGTGATTCAGTGGATATGTATGGTTTCACTGTGGATCCGGGTTATAAAGAATG GACTAGATATTTCTCAGAATCTCGGAAAGGCCACACACCTTTGCATGGCAGGGCTTATTACCAGATGATGGAGTGTTTGGGT ctaatcaaaatccattcTCCTATGCGGTCGGATCCAAACCGAGCTGTGAAGTGGGTGCCAAGTCAAACTGCTATTAGAGCTGCTAGAATTGCATCAGAGAAATTGTTGAG GAGGGTTGGAGCTGGATCTGAAGACCTGCTTAGTTCTTGCTCGATATTGAAGAAGCAAGTTAAAAGGAAACATATGTCGATCTCTAGTCTCAGAAAGGCTGCTGTTGACCACCAAAAATTTGTGAAAGGCACAACAATGTATCCATTGGAGCATAATCCTGGACATGGTCAGCTTTGCACGGTTCCCGCTGATTGA